In Setaria italica strain Yugu1 chromosome IX, Setaria_italica_v2.0, whole genome shotgun sequence, the genomic stretch CTGCGCCCCAGCATGCTGCAGGCAGCGACACCGACGCAGACCTTTGCTAACGATCATCAGGTACGGGCATATCACAAGCTCAGCATACGGACACCAGCAGATCACGCGGCGACGGGAGTCGCCAACTCACCTGTGTGTGTATGctggcacggcggcggccggggacccGTGGAACGACGGCGAAACGGGTTAGCGCTCAGGGTGGGGGGCGTCGGGAACgatcggcggcgggcgggcagcCGGGAgcgtcggaggcggcggagatCGGGAGAGGGGATTCCGTTCTTGTTTGGTCAACTGCCACAGCGTGGTGGGCTCTTGCGGCCTGGATCACCGAACCTCGTGGGCCAACTGACAACATTCCGGAGTAAGATAgcgatttttttattttttattttagtattttacaaaaatatatgtcgtaatgaaaaaaattacaaatctaaACGGCTATAGCCAAATGAAATGACAGAGGCGGAATTTCCTTCTCTAGgcagcacactttcaaaaaatcataactaattcatataaactcggatgaagataaattttatatgaaaattgtagatcgagatctacaactttgtaaaAAGTTTTCATCTGGAGCTATTTTGGTACTCAAATAATTGACACAATTTTCAgattaaaattcaaattttagatctgaaactggGCAAcacacttttaaaaaatcataactaattcatataaacttggatggagatataatttatatgataattgtagatctcgacgagatctataactttgtagttaaaatttttttcatttgaagcTATCTTGGTattcaaataatcaacacaaatttcagatctaaaattcaattttagaTCATAAGTAGTTCATTTCATTCTTTTCCCTCCCTGATCATAAGTTCAGAATGTTTGTTGTACTCAGACTGATAGACTCATGGTCTGTTCAATTTTCTCACAATGCTAATCTGCAATTTCTATATGAGATGCTGCACACAATGGTGACGCCCACACATCTCTAAGGTAATATATGTTGTCCATATATTTGATGAAATGCTTCAATTGATTACCAGACTCTCTTATTTCCAATGCTCTTTGTCTCCAATTATGCATTCTTATTTCTCAAAATTCCTTCTTGCCTGATTGTTTATATGGTGAGGCTTGTACTGTTTTGCTCTCGATGGAGAGGGGAACGAGATGGATGGATTCTGCTTGGATTAGAATCTAATTGAGAGAGGATTAGAGGAGGCGGCATCGGTGCTTTGCAGCTGGACTGGAAGAAACATGAAGGCATTGGTGCGTGCTCTGCTCTGTCAATAAACTTGGAAAGGAAAAGGCAAAGTTGGTACAAAAGGGTGGTTCTGGTGCTTCGATGGCTGCTGCTTGGATCTTGAGTGGAGATTGCAGAACAGGAGACCCACGGGCACTGTGCTGTGCTGCTTAATGCTTAGTTTGTGGAGAAGTAgtaaagaggaagaggagataCACGATGAGCAGTGGTTGAGGAGAGAAATAATTGTCAGGGTGATGACGGTATTCAGTGTGGTTGCAAGATAACCAGAAATATTTTCTTGTTTCAATAAACTATGTTGAATCCTGAATTAGACATCGCGAGGGGGATCTCGGCGGATCAAGGGTCTCATTTTTATGGTGTGAAGATCTACAGTGCAAAATTTTTATTGGTTTAGAGTTGTCTAACTTTTGAAAAATTGTAGTTATGATACGCACCAAGTTTGTAGGCAGGATCATGTGGAGGGCGACGATGGAGATGTCAGCAGTGGGAGGTGGCAGATAGGAGGCTGTGGGGTGGCGAAAAGTCGAGGGCGAGAGGAAGTTGATGAATTTGCAACTTTTCTTAATCAACTGGTGGAAAGATCGTGTTTCAAAATTCATGTTATATTACAAAATTAGATGTCAAAATTAATATTTCAATTGTTTGCAAAATTTCATATTGTTCACTGTGGGAATATACACTTTTGTTTATCTGTACACATTTTCCTCAACTTTTAGCAAGTTTGATAATTGATGGAATTTGAATATGTACACACTATGCTATCTTACAAAGTTACTTTTTTTCAACAGCTTTGTGATTTGCTAAGTATTAATGTGAAGGTTGTGTTGGCTGTTGTAGTGAATTATATTTGAAATGTGACCCTATCATAAGCTCCAGTCTTTGTAGAAACTACAATTTGTACTTCTATGTTAAGGCAAAGTGCAAATATTTCATATGATGAGAATAATGTTTACAGAGGTAATTTGTTTTTGCCCGTAGCAACACGGGCCGATCCTAGTAGTATAGATTTTTGCAATTTTACTACGATAGCCGTCCAATGGGCCTGTCCATTTTACTACGGGGCTGCCAATATAGGTCCATTTTACGGCCTAACCAAATGCCAGCTATGCTGCGGGCCTGCGTCTCTTCTTGCGGCATAGGCATGTGCTGGGCCACCGGAACCTCGTGGGCCAAACACGGCAACATGCGGGGTAGATCCCAATCAATAGGCGTTCCAATTTTAGTACGGGCCTGTGAATATAAGCCCAGTGAGCGGCCCAACCAAATGCCGAAAAGGCTCCGATCTGTTTGCTTGGGCCTTTGGGCGCAGAGACAATGACGGCAGACACAGATGACGTGGCAGgatcgtcttcttccttcccacATCATTCCCACCCGTCCACCTCCGATCTCTCTGAACAAATTCCTCGACCAGCAAATCCGCTTCCTCCTTAGTAACCAAGGAATCGCACCCGCGGACTGAGACGGCATAAAGATAAAGCGCGCTGCCTGCGTGCGTATAGGTTCGTCCGTCTCCACATATTCTCGCCCGCGGCGCGCCCAGTGCGCCGGGAATCTCACGGCCGGCCTGCCGGCGGCATCGTGTAAATTCGGAGCTATCCGTCCGAATCACATGTCCCTGCGTTACATCCATCTGCTCCATCAATCGGGCAGTCAGCTCGGCtcggccgatcgatcgatcagatCGGCCATGCCGTTGCCGTGCCTGCCTACATTGCCGTTGATCTGGTCCAGCAGAGGCGGAGTGCCTTCTGGTTCTGGATAAGGAATGGATTCCATTCTCTCCTAGCTAGACATCTTGCGGATGCATGGATCGTCGATGTGATGGCAAAGCTGCCCTACAAGTGGTGCGTTACTAGTGGAAAATTAGTCACTTAGTCGTGTGACACCTATCGTTTTGTTGCCACATATTCGAAGCAATTTGGAAATGGGTGCGATGATCTGTTCGTCCGCATCTTGTTATCTGCTTCACATCGAATCAACTGCTCTCATGCAAGTGGTTACCTAGTCTGCAGGATTTTCAAGATGTCTGAATATAAGAATAAGCATTACTACTATCTCGCACATATTCCCAGCATAATTGACACCGCATCCACTGGGTGGAGAAAAATCACATCTTGCGCCCTACAACTAGCAACAAGCTGAATACCAGTTGGGGAAATGGACAGGTGGcaactgaaagtctgaaacatcACTGAACTTCAACGTGTTTCAGACCAGAGGCTGAATCTTACCGTGGCCTTCTGAATTGGAATACCTCAACAAAATATCAGAAGGAAAAATCTGACAGCCACTAGAAGATATTTTAAAGGATAGAGGCAGCGACACTACCTCTTGTTTCACCCCTACTTTTTTGCAGACTGCAGCTGTTTCGTGAGAGCAACTTGAGCAGCAAGCATGTTGAGTATTTCTTGCTTTTCGATGTTCCCAGTTATTCTCTCTCAGCTTTTGGGATACATGTCGACTTTATTCCTAGAGTTTACAGCTCCTCCAGAGTTCCAGTGGTTCTGAGTCCTGACACACAACTCTAAGTACTTGTGTTCCTTCAAAAGCACCAGCTTTTCCTCTTAAATCTGACTTTGCGTTCAGATCTGATTCCTGCAACTCCCGGCATTTCGTATTTCAGAGAGTGGCTTGCTTACCTTCAGAGACCTTGGTAGAATTGCTTACTCGGAAAGTAAAGCATTTTCATTCTTTCAGGAAGCTCACTTATCGTACAAAAGACCAAACAGGGAATATAAGAAAAAGGATGGGCAAAAATCTTTACCAAGAAAGTAGTAACTTTATCCCTATCACAGGAACTAAAAAATAGAGCATAAGATTATCCTTTACAACACAAGGAATACTTGCTTCAATTTCTCTgtctcctctctcttttttagtATCATTTTGCATTCTGACATTAGTATACTCGCTTTTCCGTGAGGAGTTATCATCCTTAACAAGGACCAACCTTCACCATTATCTCACAATGCAGGTTCTAGTAAATCCAGTTCCATCATTGTGCTAGCAATATAGTGACATTGTTTAGTTTGTAAATGACTAGCACCAAACTAAAACttattctctctttttctttacGTAAAGCTGGAGCTTAAACAAGGTCCTCTACAAGCACACAATCACCGGACCAGCTGCGAAGGCTGTATATTATCCAATCCTTTCCACAGCTTTCCGAATCAGAAAACCATTCGTACATCCATAAACAATCTGGTCTCATCATTTCAAGTTATATCCATGGTTCATCGGTCACAACCAATATCTCATTACCGAACGATTCGCATGCTCTGCCCAAAGGGAAGTTTTGAGTGAGTGATGCACAATGATTATGGTGGACAATTTGCAATTAGACATCAGTGGCTGGTGCTTAAAGTTGACAGAAGCATAACTCTTGCACTGACAAAGGTCGCCGAAGAAGTGCGGCTCTGTGGCTGAGTTCTGAATAAATATTAGCACAGTACTGCGttcgagggaaaaaaaatagtatTGGTACGGTACTCTCTAACTGAAGAAACATGAAATGGGAGCCATGAGACAGGCTCCCTGATTAAGTCTTATCAGACCGAGACAGCAGGACAATGGTCAAAAGAGCTGCTTTTGATTTAAGTTTCCTAATTAGTGGGCGTAATGAGGACAAATCTCTAGCCGAAAGAATCGGCAGCTGGGGCCTATTATAATCAGATAATCCATTGTTTTCTGGCAGACACTGTTCTTTAACAGTCTGACCATTGTTCCATCACTTGAAACAAGGATTCAAATATATATCCTTCAGATAAGAGTGGATTACGGCTTGATCAGAGAAAGGCTAATTTTCGGCGCCGCATGTCAACTTGTTTGTCACTGCACTCATGGCGATTACGTGTAGCGCATTTCCTGGTCTAAGCACTAGCTCAACCTGCCTTGGCAAATGATTTGACACAGTACTATGCTAATCTGTAAGCTCTGAGGTGTGAACTGCGATCCATGTTATGCTGATTGGGCCACCAATATGATCTGATCTAACCTACCAGCGCCCTGTCAACTCTATGATGCAATCATGCAACAAAAGATTATCTAGATAGCTAGATACCCTTTTGCGAGGCATTATTGATCGTATAAATGCTGTTCTAGGTTCGAGAGCTGGAATAAGCACAAGTGCGAGGAAATTCAGAAACCGACAGACAAGATCGAATTACATGCACGCAGTGTCAGCACACAGAAAGAGCAAGAGCAAGAGGAAGGATACTTCCTCTGACAGGTGCGGACTGGGTTAAGAGAACATTGCAATAGGAGTGCACGCTGTGTGCACAAAAAGCCTGGACAGAATAAGCACAAGGCATAGTATCGTCGAGGGAGGGAGGCAATGAGCTTTGGAACTCTCGTTCCAGCGCGAgcaagagggagaggaagaTTTTTCAGAATATTTCCGAAACTTTTCCTGCTTTTCGCCCCCAGACTGACAATATTCCTCCTCCAGACACTTTTCCTGTCTTGTGCACGACTACTCAGTTAGTGTTGGTCACTAAGCAAGCAATTTtgttttttagaacgaaataaGAAAGCAATTTTTGAAGAAATCAGTCACTAAACACTAGAGGAAACGTGCAATTAGACGTTCCCTTTTGTTGCACACACTTTACACAGGCAGTATCATTGAGTGATTACAAGTCAAACTCGAGCGTTAATTCGAAAGAGAGAGGATCGCTCATGCTCGATTCTGATCATTGTTCTTCTGCCGAACGTTTGAATTGCAAGAGCGTGTAGAAATGGGGTTTCGCTGGCTCACTGCTGGGCTGGCAGCCAGGCGTAGATTACTCGCTCTCGCTGGCATTCATGTCCGTCATGATGCGCACAAAAAGAGCTCGACATGGGCATCATTGTGCAGCTAGCTCATCTGCCCGCAACAGAACATCACTAGCAATACCTCTTTTGGATTAGCTTAACCTGCAGCATTTCAAATTTGTATCCACATCAACAAAATCATGATCAGGCAGTAACACAGTACTGATCAGTCTCCCAGAATTCAAGCATTAATACGAGGGCGAAACGAAAAGACAAGAGCAGTAGAGCACGGAGCACCCTCCGCTGCTCGGCTCCAGGATACCATTCCGCCCATAAACTACTGCACGGCACCGGGGTGGTGGtaggccgcggcagcggcggcgacagaataaaagcagcagcagaggcGAGAGGCGAGAGGCACTCCACTACCCCAGTGTCCAAGTCTAACCCGAGCGAGCAAGCAAACCCCACGCATTCATTCTCTTCTCCCTTTCAACAGCCAAGGCAGGCAAGCTAGCCGAGCAAGAGGCGTGCACGGCGACATCTCGGGCCACCCAACCCAAGCTTATCAAACCTAGCTCCCTGGGCAAGGCTGCGGTGAACCTGCCGAGAGGGTAGCTGGCAGCTTGGCGTGAGAGGCTTGCTCGTGTATAAgtcgccgcctccggtgagctagCCCGGCCGGCCATGTCGGTCTCCTCCACGCTGTCGTCCTTCCTGCTGTGCTGCTTCTACCCCTCCGGCGGCCACCGCCAcggccaccgcgccggcgcctACTACTACAGCAGCCACCCGACGAGCACCAACACCCTCTACTACAACGAGGGGGGCCCCTTCGCCGGCCGCAGGATGGGCCGGAGCAGGCCGCTCTCCCTGCAGGTGCGTCGTGCTACCGGCCGTTTCTGGCTCTGCTCCTTACTTTCTTCAGCTGCTTGCTCTGTTCTGTTCTTTCGTCAGGCATCATCAGACATGCATGTGAAACAAATGTGAGGCCTGGTATGCGCAAGTACGGCTACTTGGCTGCTATGCGAATGCGACGTGACATGCTCTGAGTTATTCTCTGTCCGCCACCAATATTTTCGCAGTTTTCCTGCTCCTAATAACGTTAAAGATGGGTATTCATTCTCTGCATGTTTGTGTAGTCACTGTAGTAGCATAGTGCAAAGGCATTTGCAGCAGTAGTCCTTCATATTCCTCAGGCGTGCGCGTGCATGCGGGAGTTCCTGTTGAAAACAGCAGGGACCTCGTGCATGCGTCCTAAAAAGAACGCgagaaaaggagaggaaaaagaaaggtggTACTAGTATAGGGAGGAACTTGCTCTACCTAGGATAAGAAAAGCCATTTTCCTCGGCTGCTGCAGGCGCCGCTGTCGGAACGAACCAGTAGTCGAATTGTTTACCCCGGCGTGCGGTTAATTGTTCGAGTAAAATAATTCACTTTTATCACAGTACTCGATCGAGACATGAACATGAACTGACCAGCTGATGAACATGTACGACGACAGACCGTGGAGCTGAAGGTTCGGATGTGCTGCTCCGGTTGCGAGCGCGTGGTGAAGCACGCGCTGACGAAGCTGCGTGGCGTGGAcacggtggaggtggaggtggagatggagaaggtGACGGTGACGGGGTACGTGGACCGGCACCGGGTGCTCAAGGAGGTGCGCCGCGCGGGGAAGAAGGCCGAGTTCTGGCCCAACCCGGACCTGCCGCTGCACTTCACGTCCGCCAAGGACTACTTCCACGACGAGGAGTCGTACCGCCGCACCTACAACTACTACCGCCACGGCTACAACGGCGACAAGCACGGCAACCTCCCGGAGCCCCAGCGCGGCGCCGACCCCGTCGCCAACATGTtcaacg encodes the following:
- the LOC101784456 gene encoding heavy metal-associated isoprenylated plant protein 30, whose product is MSVSSTLSSFLLCCFYPSGGHRHGHRAGAYYYSSHPTSTNTLYYNEGGPFAGRRMGRSRPLSLQTVELKVRMCCSGCERVVKHALTKLRGVDTVEVEVEMEKVTVTGYVDRHRVLKEVRRAGKKAEFWPNPDLPLHFTSAKDYFHDEESYRRTYNYYRHGYNGDKHGNLPEPQRGADPVANMFNDDDVNACSIM